The window CCAGCTCTGTGCCAGTGCAACGTTCGGCAGCCATAGCAGCGCCATCGCTGCCAGCGCCAGCCGGCGCGCCCATGTCGTGTCGTTTCGCAGCATTGCGCCCATCCCCTGAAAAGTGATACCCGGAGCCATTCCGCAGGCTCCTTCGGCGCGCAGGATGCGCCGGCCGGCGGGACCATAGTTGGAAATTCGGGGCGGGCAAACTGCCTCGCGATCAGGAGGGGACCTCGTGGGACTGAGCGTGATGATCCTCGGCCTGGTGCTGTTCCTCGGCGTCCACCTCGTCCCGACGCAGCGCGATTTGCGCGCGCAACTGATCGCGCGCTCCAGCGAGAGCATCTACAAGCTCGGCTATGCGCTGCTCTCCGCCGTCGGCCTGGCGCTGATCATCTGGGGCTTTGCGGATTACCGCGCCTCCGGCTTGATCGACGTCTGGACCCCGCCGCACGCGATGAAGCACGTCACGGTTGCCTTGATGCTTCCCGCGGTGATCCTGGTGGTCGCCGCCTATATTCGCGGCCGCATCTACACCACGTTGAAACATCCGATGCTGACCGCCGTCAAACTGTGGGCCGCGGCGCATCTGCTGTCCAATGGTGATCTCGGCTCGATCGTCCTGTTCGGCTCGTTCCTGGCCTGGGCAGTGATCGATCGCATCTCGCTGAAGCGCCGTTCTGATCCCGGCGCGCCGCCGATCCCGGTCGGGGGCCCCGGCAATGATCTGATCGCGGTGGCGGTCGGCGTCGTCGCCTATCTCGCGCTCGGCTTTGCGTTTCACCCGGTGGTGATTGGCGTTCCCGTTTTCGGAGCTTAGGTCATGTCAGTACAGTCGGCGATCAAGCGCAAAACCGCGCCGGACATTCTCGCGCGCAAGAACGGCGAACCGATCGTGATGCTGACCTCGTATCACGCGCATACCGCCGCGCTGGTCGATCGCTATTGCGATGTCATTCTGGTCGGCGACAGCCTCGGCAATGTGATGCACGGCTTCGAGACCACGATCCCCGTCACGCTGGAAATGATGATCCTGCAGGGCCACGCGGTGATGCGCGGCTCGCAGCAGGCGCTGGTGGTGGTCGACATGCCGTTCGGCTCCTATGAGGGCTCGAAGGAGCAGGCGTTCCATTCCGCGGTGCGAATTTTGAAGGAGACGCATTGCGGCGCCGTCAAACTCGAAGGCGGCGAGCGGATGGCGGAGACCATCGCGTTTCTCACCGCGCGGGGTATTCCGGTGATGGGCCACATCGGCCTGACCCCGCAGTCGATCAACACGCTGGGTTCGTTCCGTTCGCAGGGCCGCGATGAGGCCGAGGCGATTTCGCGCGGCGAGAATGTCGGTGGCCCGATCCAGAACGACGCCATCGCGGTGGCGCAGGCCGGCGCGTTCTCGGTGGTGATCGAGGCGGTGGCCGAACCGCTGGCGCGCAAGATCACCGAGACTATCGCGATCCCGACCATCGGCATCGGCGCCAGTGTCGCCTGCGACGGCCAGGTGCTGGTGCTGGAGGACATGCTGGGCCTGTCGGCGCGGACGCCGAAATTCGTCCGCCGCTACGGCAATCTCGGCCCGATGATCGAGGCTGCGATCGAGGGCTACGCCACCGATGTGCGCTCCCGCGCGTTTCCGGGGCCGGAACATGTCTATGGTGCGAAGCCCAAAGGCTGACACGCCGTGGAGACGCTGACGAAGCTGTGAAGGAATAAGCAGGCATCCCAGGTGTAAGACCGGATGTGTTGCAAGGGATGACGCCATGAAACATCTGCTGGGAGCGGCGCTTATAGCCGCGGTCGCATTCTGGGCCGGCGCCGGCCACTCCGAGCCGCTCAAAAAACACCACAGGACCGTGCATCGCGTCTACGAGCCGCGTCCGGTCGCAAATCCCCTCAACGATATCAGCGGCAATGCGGCGCTCGGCGGCAACAGTGCCAATTCGGCGTTCGGTTCCAACAGCGCCGGCGAAAACGCCAACGGGCGCACCAGCGGCGGGTTCGGCGGCAACTGATCCGCTCCCTGTTTCTCCCCGCGGTCCCGCGAGAACGGCGGCGCAACGCGTTGATTGCGCTGGCTTTGCCTTGCCGCTGCCATAACGCTAGGGTATCGCCGCCGCCATGCCGGGACCACGTGTCCGGCGCCGCTCGGGGTTGAGCGCGGCCAATCGGGGACGGGATAGCTTTAAGTGTCTGAATTATTTAATGAAGTTGACGAAGACCTGCGTCGTGAGCAGCTCAAGAAGCTGTGGGACCGCTATTCGCTATTCATCATTGCCATCGCGATTCTGATCGTGGCCGGAGTCGGCGGCTGGCGTGGCTACAGCTATCTCGAGGCCAAGAAGTCCGCCGAGGCCGGTGCGGCGTTCGACCGCGCCGTCGATCTGTCCGAACAGAACAAGCATGCCGAGGCTGAAGCCGCCTTCACCAAGCTCGCGGCCGAGGCGCCGTCCGGCTACCGCGCGCTGGCGCGTCTGCGCGCCGCCTCGGAAGCCTCATCCCGCGATCCGCAGGCGGCCGTGAAGCTTTACGATGACATCGCCGCCGACCGCAGCGTCGCCGCCACCGAGCAGGACCTGGCGAAAATCCGCGCCGGCGCGCTGCTGCTGGAAACCGCGCCCTATAACGCCATGCTGGCGCGGCTGGAGCCGGCGTCCACCATTACCGGCACCTATCGCCATTCCGCCCGCGAATTGCTTGCTCTGTCGGCCTGGCGCGCCAATAACGCCGTGGCGACGCGGCAGTGGTTGGACATGATTGCCAATGACGGCGAGACGCCGGCAAGCCTGCGCACCCGCGCCGAGGCGCTGCAGGCCCTGCTGCCGCCGGCCGCCAAGAGCTGACCAGAGCTGATTTGAAGACCACGAGTTGAGTGAGAAGCCGTCCATGCGCCGTATGCAACGCCTCGTATCCGCTGCCGTCCTGATCGCGCTGTCCAGCGCGCTGACCGGTTGCGGCAGCATGACCGGATGGGATCCGACCGATCTGCTCGACTTCCTCGACACCAAGAAGAAGCTGCCGGGCGACCGCAAGCCGTTATTCCCCGAGGGCGTTCCCGGCCTGCAGCAGGGTGTGCCGAAGGAACTCTACAAGGGCAATGTCGAGCAGCAGCAGCGGGATGAACAGGCCGCGGCGGCCGCTGCCGCAGCTGCGCCGGCCCCGGAGCCGAAGGGCCGCGCCAAACCCAAGGGCCGGGTGAACGTCGGCGCGGTTCGAAGCGCTCAACCCGCGCCAGAGGCGGCTCCGGCCGATGGCGAAGCCGCCCCGGTCGAGGAGGGCAGCACCGCCGCGGCACCTCCCGCCCCGAAGGGCAAGAAGATCGTCCGCCGCCGCACCACGGCGCCGCCGCCGGATGAATCCGCGGCGCCACAGGCCGCGCCCAGCCAGCAGGCGCAACCCGCGACCACGCCATTCCCGGCACCGGTGCCATCGGGCACCTTCACGCGCTGAGATCGCCCTTTTAGGCCGGTCTCATTGACATGCGCTCCCTAATGGGCGCACGGAATACCATGTCTTTCACCATTGCTATTATCGGCCGGCCCAATGTCGGCAAATCCACGCTGTTCAACCGTCTGGTCGGGCAGAAGCTCGCTTTGGTCGATGACACTCCGGGCGTCACCCGCGACCGCCGCGAGGGCCAGGGCAAGCTCGGCGATCTCGAATTCACCATCATCGACACCGCCGGCCTCGACGAGGGCGCCAAGGGCTCGCTGACCGCGCGGATGCAGGAACAGACCGAAACCGCCATCGCGCTCGCCGACGCGTTGCTGTTCGTGATCGACGCCCGTGCCGGCCTTACCCCGAACGACCGCGCCTTTGCCGATTTCGCCCGCCGCGCCAACAAGCCGGTGGTGCTGGTCGCCAACAAGAGCGAGGGCAAGCACGGCGAACTGGGTGCGATGGAGTCTTATGCGCTCGGGCTCGGCGAGCCGATCCAGATTTCCGCCGAACACGGCGAGGGCCTCAGCGATCTCTACGACTCCCTGCGCGACCTGATGCCGGAGCCGGACGAAGAGCGCGAAGAATTCGACGATGACGACATCATCGAGTCCGACGAGGAACTTGCGAAGCGGCCGATCCGCGTCGCCATCGTCGGCCGGCCCAATGCCGGCAAGTCGACCACGATCAATCATCTGCTCGGTGAGGAGCGGCTGCTGACCTCTTCGGAGGCTGGCACCACCCGCGATTCCATCTCGGTCGAGCTCAATTTCAAGGGCCGCGAATTTCGTATCTTCGACACGGCGGGATTGCGGCGCCGCTCGCGGATCGAGGAGAAGCTGGAAAAATTGTCTGTCGCCGATGCGCTGCGCGCGGTGCGCTTTGCCGAAGTCGTCGTGCTGATGATGGACTCGCAGAACAAGTTCGAGGAGCAGGATCTGCGCATCGCCGACCTGATCGAGCGAGAAGGCCGCGCCTTGGTGATCGCGGTCAACAAATGGGATCTGATGGGCAAGCAGGGCAGCCTCGTCGCCGGCCTGCGTACCGACGTCGATCACTTGCTGCCGCAGGTCAAGGGCGTGCCGATCGTGGCGATCTCCGGCCTGATGGGCGAGGGCATCGATCGGCTGATGAAGGCGATCGAGGAATCCTACGCGGTGTGGAATCGCCGCATTCCGACAGCGTCTCTCAATCGCTGGTTTGAGCAGGCGATCGATGCCAATCCGCCGCCGGCCGTATCGGGTCGCCGCCTGAAGCTGAACTACGCGACGCAGACCAAGGCGCGGCCGCCGAGCTTCGTGGTGTTCTGCTCGCGCGCCGACGCGGTTCCTGAATCCTACCTGCGCTACCTCGTCAACAGCATCCGCGGCTTCTTCGATCTGCCGGGCACCCCGATCCGCATCACGCTGCGCGAGAAGGCGAACCCCTTCGCGCACAAGCGCAAGCGGCCGTCGCGATAGCCGGCACCGAGGATTCACAGGACGGGTTTTTGCTCAACCCATCCTGCGTTTTTGTGCTGCTGCTATTTCTTGATCAGCGGACAGTCGCTTTGCGCGAGCGGCTTGGCGCCGTCCTCGGGCGAGATGCTGGCGATGGTCTTGTAGTAGTCCCACGGATATTTCGATTCCTCGGGCTTCTTCACCTCGAACAGATACGCTGCCACCATCTTGCGTCCATCGGCGCGGATGGTGCCCTTGCCGAACAGAACGTCGTCGGTCGGCAATTCCTTCATCTTGGCGACGACCTTGGCGCCGTCACGCGGATTGCCGCCCATCGCCTCGAGCGTCTTCAGATAATGCAGTACGCCGGAATAGAGCCCCGCGACGGTCATCGACGGCATCGAGCCGGTCTTCGATTGCGATGCCAGACGCTTCGACCAGGCGCGGGTCTTGTCGTTCATGTCCCAATAGAACGATTCGGTGAACGACAGGCCCTGTGCGGTCTTCAGGCCCAGCGCATGCACGTCGTTGATAAACAGCAGCAACGCCGCGAGCTTCTGTCCGCCGGACACGATTCCGAATTCCGACGCCTGCTTGATGGCGTTGGTGGTATCGCCGCCGGCATTGGCGAGGCCGACTACCTTGGCCTTCGACGCCTGCGCCTGCAGCAGGAACGAGGAGAAGTCCGAGGTGTTGATCGGGTGCTTCACGCCGCCTGCGACCTTGCCGCCATTGGCAACGACGACCGCCGTGGTGTCGCGTTCCAGCGCATGGCCGAACGCATAGTCCGACGTCAGAAAGAACCACGTATCGCCGCCGGCCTTGGTCAGCGCGGTGCCGGTGCCGTGGGCGAGCATGTAGGTATCGTAGGCCACCGAAATCGTATTCGGCGTGCAGGCCTTGCCGGTCAGGTCGGCGCTGGCGCCGCCCGAATTGATCAGGATTGAATTCTTCTCCTTCGCCAACGTGCTGACGGCGAGGGCGACGCCGGAATTCGGCGTATCGACGACAGCATCGACCTTGTCGACATCGATCCACTGCCGCGCAATGTTCACGCCGACATCGGGCTTGTTCTGGTGATCGCCGCTCAGCACCTCGATCTTCCAGCCCTTGTCGAGCAGTCCGGAATCCTGCACCGCCATCTTGACGGCGATCACTGAATTCGGGCCGCCGATATCGGCGTAGAGGCTCGACATGTCGTTGAGCACGCCGATCTTGACGGTCTTGTCCTGCGCCAGGGCAGGCGTGGCAAATGCGAGTCCGGCGAATGTGAGTGCGACGGCTGCGCTACCTGAGAAAGCAGTTCTCATGCGTATTCCCCCTGTTTTTCGCGGCAGGGGCAGCCGTCTTTCGCGGCCCGGCCCTGCGCTTGATTGCGTTTCACGTGTCCGATGCTCCGACGTCTTCGCGCCGGTAGTCATCATTGATGTTAACAGCAAAACCGGCCGTGGCCAGCCTCTTGTGCCGCGAGATGTTGCGCGTCTAGCGCAGCGCGTCCGACGTCAGCCGAAACTTCTGGATCCGTTTCCCGGTATCGACCTCGGCCGTGTAGACATTGCCCTTGGCATCGACCGCCATGGCGTGGATCCAGTGAAACTGGCCGGCGTTGCGGCCGTTGCGGCCGAAGCTACCGACCACGCTGCCATCGTCGCGCTTGAGGATGCGGATCTCGTTGTTCTCGCCGTCGGCGGTGAGCAGCCAAGTCTGCTTGGGATCGGGCCAGATTGCGAGATCCCATACCGCGCCATTGCCGAGCGTGTTCTTCTCGAAGAACCACTCCTTCACGAACGTGCCGTCCTTCCTGAACACCTGGACGCGGTTGTTGATGCGGTCGCAGACATAGACGAGACCGTCATGGGCGATCTTCACGCAATGCACGGGATTGCTGAACTGCTGCGACACCGGCGCCTTGGGATCGTAGGCGGCCTGCTTGTCGTCGTTGGGCTGGTTGCCATAGGCGCCCCAGTGTCGCTTGTAGGCACCGGTGGTGGCGTCGAACACGATGACGCGCCGGTTACCATAGCCGTCGGCGACGTAGATCTCGTTGGCGTCCTTGTCGAGCGCGGTTTCCGCGGGCTTGCCGAGCTGCGTGGTGTCGTTGCTGCCCTTGCTCGGCGCGATCTTGCCGATCTGCATCACGAACTTGCCGTCGGTGGTGAATTTCAGGATCGCGTTGTCGTTGTCGGCATTGCCGCCGACCCAGACAAAGCCTTTCTCGTCGACCTCGATGCCATGTTCGCGGCCGACCCATTCGTAGCCCTCACCAGGGCCGCCCCAGGAGCGCAGCAGATTGCCGTCGGCATCGAACTCCAGCACCGGCGGCGCCGAGACACAGCACTTCGAGCGCGGCGGCGTCAGCGACGCGCCTTTCTCGTCATCGGTCAGCGAACGCGGCCGGTGGATCAGCCAGATATGGCCCTGTGCGTCCACGGTGATGCCGCCGACCTGGCCGAGGATCCAGTTGTTCGGCAGCGGCTTTGGCCAGGCCGCATCGACCTCGAAGCGGGGGATGTCGGCGGCGCGCGCTTGCTGCGTGAAGGCGGCGCCAGTGAGCAGCGTGGCGGTGAAAGCGAGAGCGGAGAGGGTGTTGCGGAGGAGCGATGACCTTGCGCCATCCCGTGGCGAATGAATACGAACCGGCATGGACGTCATGGCAGCCTCCCCAAATTTTTGATGCGGGTTATCCCGCTTGGGAGGGAGTGAATAACTGTCGGTTTCGCGAGTCAATCGTGCGGCGCACTTACACCGCGGCTTACGCCGGCGGGTGAAAACTCAACAGGCTGCGCGTTGAATAGTCGTAGAATTTGCCGGTCTCGCTCCAGCTCGGCAGCAACATCGGCAGGATGAACTCCGCAACCTGCTCCGGAGTCGGCAGCGTCGCCGGATCTTCCCCGGGCATCACCGTGGCGCGCATGCGGGTGCGCACCGGGCCGGGGTTGAACAGGTTGGCGCGGATCGGGGTGGTCGCGGTCTCGGCGGCCCAGACCCGCACCAGCGCTTCCAGCGCGGCCTTGGAGGCGGCATAGGGGCCGCGATAGGCCGGCGCCTTGCTGGCGCTGCCGGAGGTGATGAACACCGCGCGGCCGGCGTCGGAGAGCTTCAGCAGCGGCTCCATACAGCGGATCAGCTGGAAGTTGGCGGTGACGTTCACGGCCATGGTGTCGTTCCACGGCTTCATCTCGATATGCCCCAATGGCGACGATGGGCCGGCGACGCCGGCGTTGCCGACCAGGATGTCAAGCTTGCCATGGCGCTCGTTCAGCGCGGCGCCAAGCCGGGCGATGCCGTCGTAATCGGTGAGGGGCAGCGGCACCAGCGTGGCGCTGCCGCCGTCCTTGCGGATGGTGTCGTCGAGCTCTTCAAGCCCGCCTTGCGTCCGCGCGACGGCAATGATGTGGGCGCCGGCCTTGGCCAGCGCAACCGCGGTGGCATAGCCGAGGCCACGCGAGGCGCCTGTGACGAGAGCGATACGGGAGGCGAGGGGTTTGGTCATGAGGTGGCTCGTAACTCTCAGGCGTCATCCCCGCGGAGGCGGGGATCCATACACGGTGAGGGTTATGATGCGGAAAGGTGGTTGTGTCTAATCGTGTGAGACACAAAACGGCGAAGGTTATGGGTCCCCGCCCCGCGTGCGCCTTCGGCGCACTAGGCGGGGACGACACCGGAGTGCGGGTTCAGCTCGCTTCGGCCAGCAGCGACAGCTGCCGCGGCGCCTCGATCTCGCTCATGTCGGTGAGCGGGGTCGGGTAGTCGCCCGTAAAGCAGTGGTCGCTGAATTTCGGCTGCGCGGGATTGCGGCCGGGTTCACCCATGGCGCGGTAGATGCCATCGACCGAGACGAAGGCCAGCGAGTCCGCGCCGATCAGCTCGCACATCTGCTCGAGCGTATGGGTGGCGGCGAGCAGGCCGGAGCGGTCGGGGGTGTCGATGCCGTAATAGTCGGGATGGGTGATCGGCGGCGAGGCGATGCGGAAGTGGACTTCCTTGGCGCCGGCGTCGCGCATCATCTTGACGATCTTCTTCGAGGTGGTGCCGCGCACCAGGCTGTCATCGATCAGAACGATGCGCTTGCCCTCGATCGCGGTGCGGTTCGCCGAATGCTTCATGCGGACGCCGAGTTCGCGGATGCTCTGGGTCGGCTGAATGAAGGTGCGGCCAACATAGTGATTGCGGATGATGCCGAGTTCGAACGGCACGCCGGACTCGCGGGAATAGCCGATCGCGGCGGGGACGCCGGAATCCGGCACCGGCACGATGACGTCGGCTTCGACATGGGTCTCGCGCGCCAACTGCGCGCCCATCGCCTTGCGGACGTCGTAGACCGAGCGGCCGCCGACGATCGAATCCGGTCGCGAGAAATAGATGTATTCGAAGATGCAGGGCCGCGGCGGCATCGGCGGAAACGGCTTGTGGCTTTGCACACCGTGCTTGTCGAACACGATGACTTCGCCGGGCTCGATGTCGCGGACATATTTCGCGCCGATGATGTCGAGTGCGCAGGTTTCCGAGGCGAGGATCGGCGCGCCATTGAGTTCACCCAGCACCAGCGGGCGAATGCCGAGCGGGTCGCGGGCGCCAACCAGCTTCTTGTTGGTCAGCGACACCAGCGCATAGGCTCCTTCGATGGCGCGCAGCGCCTCGATGTAACGATCGATGAAGCGGTTACGCTTGGAATGGGCGACGAGATGCAGGATCACCTCGGTGTCCGTGGTGGACTGCATCATGGCGCCGTTGCGCACCAGCTCGCGACGCAGCGTCAGACCGTTGGTGAGGTTGCCGTTGTGGGCGACCGCAAAGCCGCCGGCGTTGAGTTCGGCGAACAGCGGCTGCACGTTGCGCAGGATGGTTTCGCCGGTCGTGGAGTAGCGGGTATGGCCGACCGCGGCGTTGCCGGGCAGGCGCTCGATCACTTCGCGGCGGGAGAAGGTGTCGCCAACCAGGCCAAGCCTTCGTTCGGAATGAAACCGCTTGCCGTCGAAGGCGACGATACCGGCTGCTTCCTGGCCGCGATGCTGCAGGGCGTGGAGCCCGAGTGCGGTGATCGCCGATGCGTCGGGATGACCGAAGATGCCGAACACGCCGCACTTCTCGCGCAGCATGTCGCCGTCGAGATCGTTGTCGCGGAGGTTGTGATTTGGCGTTAGTTCAAGATGCGGTTCTGCTGCGTCATCGGAAGGGCTTTGCATCGGATTCATCGCCTCTCTGTTCGCAAGGAACCTAAGAACAACTAACGTCCCGCCGGCTTGCCATCGATCAGCTTCTTCAGGCTGTCGCGGGCAGGCTTGGTGTAGCCTTCGCCAGCGCCGGGGGTTGCCGGCTCGGCGTCGGTTGCATCCTCATCGGGCTTGTTCTTCTTGAATCTCTTCAAGATGGTGTTTTCGGGGTCATCCGGCAAGAGCGCCATCAGCCAATCGCCGGTTCCCTGCAAAACAACCCGTGATTTCGCCCCCGTGACCCAGTCCGGACGCTGCTTGTCCGGAACCAGCCAGCTGAAGAACAGGAAGGCCACCACCACGATCAACAACCCGCGGGCCAGGCCGAACAGGAAGCCGAGGGTGCGATCCAGCGCGCCGATGCGCGAATCGAGGATCATGTCGGAGATGCGCACGGTGATGATGGAGACGACGATCAGCGTGCCGATGAAGACGCCGGCGATGACGGCGACAGTCGCGACCGTATCGTTGGCGATATAGGCCTTGGCCGAGGGCAGCAGCTTCTGAAACGCGAACAACGTCACCAGCGCGGCGGCGCCCCAAGCCGCGATCGACAGGATCTCGCGCATGAAGCCGCGGACCATCGCGAGCAGGCCGGAGATCAGCATCACCCCGAGCAGGACAAGGTCGAGAATCGTTATCGGCATCGGCTGGTCAGGTCCGCTCGTAAATCTCAAAACCCGCGAATCGGCGTGTCGCTGCCGGTTCAGGTGACGGTGATATGGCACGTCTCGCAAGGCCAGAAAACCGCTAACGCGCCCATCATCCCATCATTGTTCCGATGGCTTAATGGAGCGTGTTTTAATGATTGCGTTATTTGCCACGCGCGCGAGAGCTGTATAGCGGCGGTGGCGTCACACGTCACCCCGCTTCAGCCTTCCTGACGCTTGAATCGGGCCGGAGCGGCGTTTTTCTCCGCTTCTGTGCTTTTGCTGTTGTCCCGGCTCGGCTTGACGCCGCGGGCCGCGATATCCGCCACCAAGGTGGTCAATCCACCAACGGTGCCGAGCGACAGGCCGGCATCGCCGCCGGCGTCGCCACGTGCCGATTCCGGCAGCACCGCGCGGCCGAAGCCGAGTTTGGCAGCTTCCTTCAGCCGCGCCGAGGTCTGTGCCACCGGCCGCACGGCGCCGGACAGCGAGATTTCGCCGAAATATACCGCATCCGTCGGCAGCGGCGCGTTGCACAGCGAGGACACCAGAGCGGCGGCGGCGGCGAGATCGGCGGCGGGCTCGTTGATGCGCAGGCCGCCGGCGACATTGAAATAGACGTCGTAGCCGGACAGCTTGACGCCGCAATGGGCCTCCAGCACCGCCAGCACCATCGACAGCCGGCTGGAATCCCAGCCGACCACGGCGCGGCGCGGCGTTCCCAGGGTGGTCGGCGCAACCAGCGCCTGCAATTCCACGAGGACGGGGCGGGTGCCTTCCATGCCCGCGAATACCGCGGTGCCGGGGCTGCCGAGATCGCGATCGGACAGGAACAGTTCAGAGGGATTGGAGACTTCGCGCAGGCCGAGCCCGGTCATCTCGAACACGCCGATCTCGTCGGTGGGACCGAAACGGTTTTTCACGGCGCGCAAAATGCGGAATTGCTGCGAGCCTTCGCCCTCGAACGACATCACGGCATCGACCATGTGCTCGACCACGCGCGGGCCGGCGATCTGGCCGTCCTTGGTGACGTGGCCGACCAGGATAATGGTGGCGCCGGATTTCTTGGCGAAGCGAATCAGCGCCTGCGCGGAAGCGCGGACCTGGGTCACCGTGCCCGGTGCGGATTCCACCGTGTCGGTCCACATGGTCTGGATCGAATCGATCACGATCAGTCGCGGCACCGCGCCTTCCGAAAGCGTGGCGACGATGTCCTCCACCGAGGTTTCCGAGGCGAGCTGTACGGCGGCGTCGGAGAGGCCGAGCCGTTCGGCACGAAGCCGCACCTGCGCCACCGCTTCTTCGCCGGAGATGTAGACGACGCGGTGGCCGGCGCGTGCCATCAGGCTGGTGGCCTGCGTCAGCAGCGTCGATTTGCCGATCCCGGGATCGCCGCCGATCAACAGCACCGAGCCGCGCACAAAACCGCCGCCGGTGACGCGGTCGAGCTCGCCCATGCCCGAGGCAATGCGCGGCGCATCCGCGCTCTTGCCGGTCAGGCTTTCCAGATTGAACAGCCGGCCCTTGCGCTTGGAGCGCGCGCTGACCGGAATCGTGGTGGCGCCGGTGGTGTCCTCCTCGGCCAGCGTATTCCACTCGCCGCAGGATTCGCACTTGCCCTGCCAGCGATTATAGGCCGCGCCGCAATTCTGGCAGACAAAGGAGAGGGCGTTCTTGGCCATGAAGGGAGTGAGTCGCTGTCAGGAGGAAGTTGCGGCGTTGAATAGCATAGATAGGCCGGCGAGCAGCATGATGCCATCCATCACCAGCCGGAACACGTTGGGGTCGAGGCGCAGCACGAATCGTTTGGCGATGAAGGCGCCGGCCATCAGCGACGAACCGGCGATCAGGCCTTTCAGCAACACATCCCACGTCAGCGCGCCGAATTGCTGGAAGGTGACGGACTTTGAGAGATAGAGCCCGAGCGAACTGGCGGCCTCGGTGGCGAGGAACGCGCCCTTGGTGAGGCCGTAGAACAGGAACAGCGGCACGCTGAGCGGGCCGGTGGAGACCACGATGCCGGTGAGATAGCCGATCAGCGCCCCGCCGAGCGCCAGATGCCACAGGGTGATGGTGAATTGATGCCGCGCCAGCCAGTGCCTGACGGGCACCATTGCGATCAGGAACAGCCCAATCGCGATATCGACGGTGTGGGACGGCAGCACCAGCAGCGTCCGCGCGCCCAAGGCCGCGGCGGGAATGCCGGTGATTGAATAGGCCGCACAGGCGCGCCAGTCGACTTCGCGCCACCACGCCAGAATCCGCGACAGGTTGGCCATCACCGCGGCCACCGCCATGATCGGCACCGCTTCCTTCGGCCCGAACTCGTAGACCAGCACAGGCACCAGCATGATTGACGAGCCGGTGCCGACGATGCCGCTGATGGTCCCGGCAACCAGCCCGACCGCGAGGACGAAAATGAAATTCAAAGGCCTGCTCCGGGGCGACTCGCTGTCATCGACAGCGTCGGGCAAATGCCGCAAAAGCTCAACCGCGATGGCGGGCAGACGCATGGCATTGACGGACGGGCAGGCGCGCGCTGGTATGATCGACCGCAACCGGATTCGGCATGAACGCGCTTTCCGCTGACGCCAACCCAATCATGCAACGCGGATTGCCTGTTGAGCGCTGGCCGAGTCTGCTCTGGCTGCTGACCGCGCTTTCGCTTGCGGTCGCGCTGGCGATTCCGTTCTTCCTCGTCGATGTGCCGCCGGTGCTGGACTATCCGAACCATCTGGCGCGCTACTTCATCCTGGCGCATCCCGATGATCCCGTGCTGTCGCAAATGTATGCACCGCGCTGGGGGCTGATGCCGAATCTCGGCATGGACGTGCTCGGCGCCGGCCTGCTGAAGGTCGCCAGCGT is drawn from Nitrobacteraceae bacterium AZCC 2146 and contains these coding sequences:
- a CDS encoding amidophosphoribosyltransferase (product_source=KO:K00764; cath_funfam=3.40.50.2020,3.60.20.10; cog=COG0034; ko=KO:K00764; pfam=PF00156,PF13537; superfamily=53271,56235; tigrfam=TIGR01134), which gives rise to MNPMQSPSDDAAEPHLELTPNHNLRDNDLDGDMLREKCGVFGIFGHPDASAITALGLHALQHRGQEAAGIVAFDGKRFHSERRLGLVGDTFSRREVIERLPGNAAVGHTRYSTTGETILRNVQPLFAELNAGGFAVAHNGNLTNGLTLRRELVRNGAMMQSTTDTEVILHLVAHSKRNRFIDRYIEALRAIEGAYALVSLTNKKLVGARDPLGIRPLVLGELNGAPILASETCALDIIGAKYVRDIEPGEVIVFDKHGVQSHKPFPPMPPRPCIFEYIYFSRPDSIVGGRSVYDVRKAMGAQLARETHVEADVIVPVPDSGVPAAIGYSRESGVPFELGIIRNHYVGRTFIQPTQSIRELGVRMKHSANRTAIEGKRIVLIDDSLVRGTTSKKIVKMMRDAGAKEVHFRIASPPITHPDYYGIDTPDRSGLLAATHTLEQMCELIGADSLAFVSVDGIYRAMGEPGRNPAQPKFSDHCFTGDYPTPLTDMSEIEAPRQLSLLAEAS
- a CDS encoding membrane protein required for colicin V production (product_source=KO:K03558; cog=COG1286; ko=KO:K03558; pfam=PF02674; superfamily=103473; transmembrane_helix_parts=Outside_1_3,TMhelix_4_23,Inside_24_29,TMhelix_30_47,Outside_48_61,TMhelix_62_84,Inside_85_104,TMhelix_105_127,Outside_128_210) is translated as MPITILDLVLLGVMLISGLLAMVRGFMREILSIAAWGAAALVTLFAFQKLLPSAKAYIANDTVATVAVIAGVFIGTLIVVSIITVRISDMILDSRIGALDRTLGFLFGLARGLLIVVVAFLFFSWLVPDKQRPDWVTGAKSRVVLQGTGDWLMALLPDDPENTILKRFKKNKPDEDATDAEPATPGAGEGYTKPARDSLKKLIDGKPAGR
- a CDS encoding DNA repair protein RadA/Sms (product_source=KO:K04485; cath_funfam=3.30.230.10,3.40.50.300; cog=COG1066; ko=KO:K04485; pfam=PF13481,PF13541,PF18073; smart=SM00382; superfamily=52540,54211,57774; tigrfam=TIGR00416), giving the protein MAKNALSFVCQNCGAAYNRWQGKCESCGEWNTLAEEDTTGATTIPVSARSKRKGRLFNLESLTGKSADAPRIASGMGELDRVTGGGFVRGSVLLIGGDPGIGKSTLLTQATSLMARAGHRVVYISGEEAVAQVRLRAERLGLSDAAVQLASETSVEDIVATLSEGAVPRLIVIDSIQTMWTDTVESAPGTVTQVRASAQALIRFAKKSGATIILVGHVTKDGQIAGPRVVEHMVDAVMSFEGEGSQQFRILRAVKNRFGPTDEIGVFEMTGLGLREVSNPSELFLSDRDLGSPGTAVFAGMEGTRPVLVELQALVAPTTLGTPRRAVVGWDSSRLSMVLAVLEAHCGVKLSGYDVYFNVAGGLRINEPAADLAAAAALVSSLCNAPLPTDAVYFGEISLSGAVRPVAQTSARLKEAAKLGFGRAVLPESARGDAGGDAGLSLGTVGGLTTLVADIAARGVKPSRDNSKSTEAEKNAAPARFKRQEG
- a CDS encoding putative membrane protein YfcA (product_source=COG0730; cog=COG0730; ko=KO:K07090; pfam=PF01925; transmembrane_helix_parts=Inside_1_4,TMhelix_5_27,Outside_28_41,TMhelix_42_61,Inside_62_67,TMhelix_68_90,Outside_91_93,TMhelix_94_113,Inside_114_119,TMhelix_120_142,Outside_143_183,TMhelix_184_206,Inside_207_217,TMhelix_218_240,Outside_241_242); the protein is MNFIFVLAVGLVAGTISGIVGTGSSIMLVPVLVYEFGPKEAVPIMAVAAVMANLSRILAWWREVDWRACAAYSITGIPAAALGARTLLVLPSHTVDIAIGLFLIAMVPVRHWLARHQFTITLWHLALGGALIGYLTGIVVSTGPLSVPLFLFYGLTKGAFLATEAASSLGLYLSKSVTFQQFGALTWDVLLKGLIAGSSLMAGAFIAKRFVLRLDPNVFRLVMDGIMLLAGLSMLFNAATSS